The DNA segment GTGGGTTTGATCACCGAGTGAGCTGTACACTCTAGATGTATTTTGTTATATTCTGTTATTTCTCAATTAGTCAACTCTGGTGGGTCACCTTCAGGGCATtggcttgcaacttcatcccaaaagacatTGAGGTGACTAGGCTTATGAGCCCTTTACCCCTTTGTAAGGGGTGGGGGCAGAAAGGTTCATTGATCTTTCCCTCTGCATTTCCTTCCTGCTGAACAACTTATTCTCACTGAAGTTCTTGCCATGTTTTTTCCccctattgtttttattacttgccCTCATTTTGTCTCTTACTTTCCTCTTGGCCCTAAGTCATCCTCctgtatgcataattttttttcgttcatgCAACCGCACCTCAAaccaatctcattttttttattcgctaaACTCTCGTTTTCACCTTCTACTGTTTACTGTTTGAGTCCTCTTCCTAGATCCACAAAAACTCCCTACTTTCCCTATGATCACATCACAGAATTTTAAAAACCCTTCATGCGCTTCCTCCTCCATGTCTTTAgctcataattcatttatttgctcCGTATAAGttcttcttacttcttctcaattgaattttcttgttttaatcaTGCTTACACTCCTATTTTCTTCTTCAGGTAAAACACACACTAAACTTAGTTTTCGATTTAACTAAAGAATGATCAAATATACCTACAGCTACAAGCTACTCTTCTTTTCCCCCCATTTCATCCGTCAATTTGTACTTCCATCTACTCTGTACTACCATATAATATAGCAAACTGTTTGCTCACCAAGTATTCTGGTTGACATAACTAAAAAAGGTATTCGAGATTCTAATATCGAATTTCGCTCTGGTTCTTGAATTTTTTCAAGACATAATTTTCTTTGTCAAGATAATTCATAATTTGACAGGGAAAGCTTTTATATgacaaatttaagtaaattttagtCTGAAATAGCTCCATACAGACTCTAAAGTAACTTCTCAATAGATAAGTAAActtataaaaggaaatacatacatgcatacttatatgcatgcataaaaataaataaaaaaatatttaataatcataTCATACAACTCGAAAATTATGTTACGTAACTATGGGCATTATACATAAAATCAGGATACACATGGTATAGACTTAAGCATTTGATTTTTAAGCTCAAAGGTAACAAGTGTTAATCACCTACATAGATACCTCAACATCTCTAACCTTTTGCTACATTTTTCAGTACAAGCCATGGCTGGCATGGTTATGGCTGGTAAAAGCACTGGCCGTCATAGGCGTGAATGTCTACTTCATCATAGGCTGGATGATTGAGAGGTCCCGGTACTACCACAGCCTGTGGAACCAAAGTAACTACGATCAGGACAAGATTTTCCTGATGGCGGGCATTGGACTCACTCTCATCGAACTGATTATCATGTTCATTTTCTGCTGCGTCTCCGGAGCATTCACTTACAAGGTTAGTAGTCCTGGGGGGTTGGGGCGGGGGACAAGCTCATGTTAATGAGGCCTTGTGTCTTGTTTGTAGTTTACTTGAATAAGGTTGTGCAGCGTTGATGCACTGCTTAGTGAAAACTGTCCTGATTAAAGGTTTCTTAAGGCTGAGAACATTATGGAAGTTACCATAAAAACTGGCATTTATGCATGGTGTCCCAACACATCAGTAAAGAAATACCTACAGCCTTTGTGTCTAAATATATAGCAAACATGAACAATGTGCTTCATTGGATTggatagagaatttaggccaaaggccaagcactgggacctatgaggtcattccgcgctgaaacggaaattgacagtaagaggtctgaaaggcgtaaaaggaggaaaacctcccagttgcacaatgaatcaattgttaagaggctggaaagtaaggtggaagaaagagaatatgaaaggaggtacagtaaaaggaatgaaaggggttgcaactaggggccgaaggtacactacaaagaatcttaagtaacgcctacagtgcaccgcatgaggtgcactgacggagctAAACCCTTACGGGAACAATGTGCTTTATCAAACATACgaataagaatttttacaaataaaaagttgCACCATTATGAGGTTAAAACATACTTTTATCGAGTAATAAACTaggaagcaaaattaaaaaaagtggaGGTAAATACAAACAAGTAAGTATTATGAATGTAGTGCGGCATTCAGAATCTATGGGAATCAAAGAATTTCAAAATGGGTATATTACAGACTTGCAGGCATGGTATATACGAGCCTGAGAACCTCTGGAGAGACCACTGAAAAATGCATTCGTTATGGTGAAGATGTCTGCttagtgattaaaaactttaggAATAAAAGTGATAACGAGGTTGATGAAACTGATTCATTAGATGGTGGAGGAACAAGTCAAGTTCAGCATATAATGCAAAAATCATATCAGTGTTAAAAAGTAGCACATTATAGTAAATATACAGACCACAAGAAAGAAATATGGCGTCACACGTACCTAAGATTATgctcaaaataatgttttgacaAAAGCTGTATATATGTTATCGGGTTATATACGATGAAAGAGACTTTAGAATATGCTGAACAAGGTGCATAATCGTAAAATTCCAGGAAGAATTGCGAAAGAAAAGAGATGATATTGAAAAGTGATAAATGGGTGAATCAACaaatctgaaatgaaagaaagaaaatattcaagagttAAAGGCTTCTGGAGAAAGTTTACTAAGTGGTAAGGTTTCATATTTAAGAGATGTTGTGTCAGTGTAAATGGAAGATGCAACGCAGGAAGAACAACAAAGATACTCGTGAATGAAGATATTTTGATGTGGAGAACTGTTGATTTGTAGCGTTTCAAAGTAGCTGTCAAAGATGATGATTAATACTTTGATTGGAAGTGCTCAGTATTTACATCAGAAACTTGTACATTTAGAAAGGATAGTCTTAGCTGTCAAACGTCTTTAAATGAAGTTTTGAGAATGAGATTCAATTGCCAGAtgatgaaacagaaaagaaaattgaatgaaataatttaaGGGAGAAGGATAAATTGAACTCGCCGCATATTGCAGAGTACAGGGTTACTGAAAGAACTAAAAGGAGCACAATGGGAGCACAATGGGCaaaagccaaaatgaaaacataaaggTCGGAATGcttgataaaacaaaacaaaaacgttcaaaGTAGAAGACAGCAAAGGCGTTGAGTATCGAGCACCTCGTTAAACTCAAATGCTGGTGATAATAATacgctctatatatataatattcctatcTTGGTATACCTGAAGTGTTgctattttcttgaatataataCATCTACACAACTGGAAGGTTGGGTATAAACATGACAACTTTAAGCTCAACAGAATAGTGTTTACTGTATAAGTATGCTCACTGAACCTCTAAAAAGTGGGTATAGAGAGAGCACAGTCTGTCACTATGTAAATATTTCCCTTTGTAAGAATTATACACATCGAAGACCACAACCTAATTTCCTTTACAAGAGACAGAGATAGCCAAGGAAGTGATTATATAAAGGATGGCAATCAAGCATCTATGTTCTGTGCGACTCAGATCAGAAAAAATGTGTGATACATAAAGTTAATCTAGCCCACAGTCTACAAAAAACTGGTCAGCCAGAGCGCATATAAGGATATGACTCATCGCTACTGTGACGTCACGCATCCTCTTTCCCACCCATGACACGTAAGGGACACGTAAAAAATTGCTATTGCAAACCAGGGATTATGGCGTCAATATCAGTATTGCTGCACGCAAAAGCAGAGCCTATTGAAAAAACATAAGAAGTCTTGGTAAGGAATGGGTGTACTTGACAAGCAGCTTGGAAAAGTTCAGGTGGTCCTGATGCTAGGTCAAATAGGCAACTGGCAAAACCAACCTATTTTTAATTCGATCAAACAAAATGCATTAGGCGTTATAAGAGACAATATCAAAAGTAGTGGATGTGGGTTATGCTGTTGTAGTAGAGGACCGTGGCACTGAATCTAAAAGGGGTCCTCTTGACAATATGAGTTATAGAATAAAAACCCAGGGCACACTGAGAAGCTTTTGTTTTCTGACGTTCCTTACCTAATAAAATATGCTGGAAGTTATGTCACTGACAGGTTTTTTCTAAGAAATGGAATACAAAGTGGAATGTAAGGTAAAACTAATTCTGAAATGCATTCAAATGCGAGAGGTCAACTACTGGTATCTATATCATGTGCTAATTCCCTTCAGAATTTGTGAGAGAAGGGGCCATTAGGCTCTCTGAACTGGAAACAAACACCTGATTGTTGTTCTATTAAGAACAACTAGTTTGATATTGTGAATTCCTATACACGTACGGAGATTTCAATAAGAGATATGAATTTGGTAAAgacctacataaaaaaataaacattccataTGGTATTCCAGGTTGTGAGTACTATGAGTTAAAAGTCCTCAAATAAAAAGGCATGTTAAGTTACAGCAAAGCATAATCAGAAATGTTCAGCATGCTGGAAGCCTCACATAACCTCAGGTAGATTTTGACACACAATCCAGATTGTCTTAAGCATTTCTTTGGGTACACTAGGAAAATGAATGGTCTCTATGACCATTCAAACGCTGTGAATTTCAAATATGGGCTGAAAAGGCTCTAGAGGTAACAAAAGCTCAGTAGTAAGTGACAAGTGGAGTAAAGCCACAATTTACGAATTCCTGGTTATTATAATCAGAAACgtgtttatatttaaatctaGTTTTAGTTCATTGTTATTTACCGACATCATCCACACAGTAGTTTcgaatttttatatctatttttaattaattaatcagtAATCAGTAATATATCCCAAAGTCACTAAGTAATAAAACAATTCTTTCTTTCCATCTACCTTTCACAAGGCATCTAAGGTAAGAATTAATGTTGTTGctttgtatccattttattatcatgtattatatatcaacCAGTctgttaaatactgtatttgtatttgtggCTTTTGCATTTTGAGATAATTCTACGCCTCGTAGTTTATAGTAGTTCTATGGCACTTACTTCTTGATTTCAGCTTGTGTTTGTCGTAGTAGTGGTTCAGCCTTCAGTTTCTGTTTTGCTTCTTTTGAAAACCAAAACCTCTTGTTTTTTCTCTGCTCTGTTCGGTATTTCTCTATTGTTGTGCCTACAGACAATTTTATTGgctattcctatttttttttctttgaggtaTCATCATACATTTTCTCCAAGCTTTCATGGCTATGGTAGTTGTTTAGTTTGCAGAGTTATATCAACGGATTaatctctctgtgtgtgtatgtctatatatatatatatatatatatatatatatatatatatatatatatatatatatatatatatatatatatatatatatatatataaatatatatgtgtgtgtgtgtgtgtgtatgtgtatatatatatatatatatatatatatatatatatatatatatatatatatataattatattatatatatatatatgccttcacATGTACAAGAACATATTGTGCAATACTAGACTGAATTagcttaatttcagttttattcgcTTTCTACACGAGCTTCTTTGGCTGTTTCATAATTTAGATGAAAAGCTGTAATGGATTACGTGTATTTATGTCAAAACACTTTGATTAAAATAAAGCTATATATCGTCAGAACATAGTGCTAACATCACTAGGGACTAAATGTGCACATACCGCAGAAACACACTCTTAAATAAAGTACTTACTGCTTACATTCGCCAGAAGCATGTATTTTTAATGGCCGCAACGCTGAATGGATGTTCTTAACGGATGTGTTCGAATCCCAACAGGAGAGGGAAGGCGCCTTCGTTTATTCTCAGTTCGGATTCAAACTGGCAGTGTAAGGCGAACCCGAAAAACATCCCAAGAAAACTGATCATTAATGGGGTCTTGGCTTCcgtttgaaaaatagaaaatagtcaTAAATGCTCGTCTCTGATACATTTCAcggacattttaattttttaaaaactattttgccCCAGAGATCTCTGGGAATAAATGACGCTTGACGTAGACGACAAGAAACACAAAAGCCGATTCAAGATtaacaaaggaaatttttatatCGAGGAGTAACCCTTTAGTCGCTGTGTTGTCTTAAGATATGTAACCAAGTTTTCAAGGGTGTTAAGAAAATTGTTTCTGAAATAGGTTTTCTTTGGAAGCATCTCTCTTTGAAATTTTGATTTCGGCTCATGGAGGGATACTTGAGTGACCTTGAGACCTAAGGTGACCTAGCCTCCTTCTGATCGATGACCTGGGATAAGGAAATGTGTGGAGTCCCTGATTGGAAACAAGGAACTGCAGGAGGGTGAACTGTGTTCCTCGATCATAGCTACATCACACCTAGAAGGACATAGATTAAATAGAATCTAAGCATCCACAGGTCTCATGAGCGTAAAATTCAGCCATTTCACTCCAGATCAAGTTTCCACTATTCCAAAATACAAGCAATAACATTGGGATAATTTacacaaatattctttttaatgtgAGAGAGTAAACTGATGATAGAAGCCAAAATACACCAATACGTTGTTCTCCAATTGTGAAAAGGACAAATGTCACGAAAATTCCAATTGGTGATCTCAGGTTCATTGTGATGTAATCCTTTTTGGCTGAATTGATAGTAATCTCTTTGAATTCATCTCAAGAGAAACCAAGACATGGAatttaaatttctataaaatgTGGTAAAGCCTGATCATCAGGTCACAGAGACGAACATTTCGGACCATCTTCCATTAAGCTTTGCTCGTATGGGCAATTAACTAATGAACACATCATTACTGTCTAAGGAAATATTGCTCTATTCAACAATACGTTAGAGCTATTATAGATACACAAACAGAGAATAACTTCATCCAACTTTCAACAAGAATattttagagaataaaaaaaaaggtgaatcaagataaataaataccacTGCGATTGCAGCACTCAGCTGTTCCCATTAAACTTGCAGCTTggcttaatataataataataataataataataataataataataataataataataataataataataataaatcacgtTACTTGATAACTTATTCCAGCAATATCAAcgttttaaaaacaccaataacTAATTAGTTAAATCATCATTTAGAGAACTCCTTCATGTCTCACTAAGGTCAATTTAGAAATAATgaagttatggagagagagagagagagagagagagagagagagagagagagagagagagagagagagagagagagagagagagaactacaacTAAGTAAAATGGTGTAATATTTTCGAAAGGAAGTTCAACCCTCAATCACAACTTTTTTGGGAAAAGGAAGCCTTAtgctctctctatttctttcatttgtaacCACTCCTCTAGCACTGGGAATCTGtttacattgctttttttttttaacaatgtcgGCCTTGGAActcttcatatataattatttacactGACGCACTCAACATCCTTTCTCTGGCATCCTGTGAACTGTGCGTCGTATTTGCATATTCATTAATTTGCTTTTATCCACAATCGAAATTCGTGTTAAGATTCATTTCCTctccttttgttgttattttccagagtgttttcataaaattaagcAAAGTATACTTTCTTGTTGTCGTTTTACTTTCTTTCATCACTGGCAACTTGAAAGAAAATTACCAACAAAATCATGTTCAAGAAGTCTGTATGTGGTTAAACAGAAACTTTTCTTAGTTGTTCCACTCTTTATAGTAGACAAATCAAGTTGTTCTGAAGCTTTATTGATAATATATGGATACTATCCTTCTAATTATTGGAGTTTCTTTCGCTGGCATACTAACAATTTCCTACAACAAAGGTTTTAGATTTGAAGTGTTTTGAGTTTTTCTGTAATCAAGAAATGGTAGCATTGATGCTTGGCTACATTCAGTATTTGATAAAGGCTAGTAGAAACTAGTagcactagtagtagtagtagtaatggtagtaTGTGACAATTTTAAGTGTTTATTAATGacgaaagcatatataaatatccagAAATCTATATGTTTACAGATCAGTGCAAAGTAGAAttcaataaatgataattttttttcctttttaggtaAAAAGACAGCAAGTCCCCACAATGGAATCGGACATATGAGCACCAACCCTATCATCCCATTGCCAAGTCTCACCACATAAGAATCGTCTGGTGTTTCAAGAGGCAGATTCACAGCAGAATTATTCAGACTGTTTAGAATCTTTCTGTGCTTTAGGAAAaagctattttttgttgttgttgttgtgtctgAAAGAAGCAAATTTGTCCCATGATTTCAGAAGTGAACGACAGAACAGTGATGTGCTGTGACAGTGatagcaaaatatcaagaagGGATCTGACAGTGCAAAGACAATATTCCTAAACTaggtttttttttgcaaaggatgATCAAAGATATTTTGAACATAAAGTAAAGAAGCTTCTTTCAGCATCAAACGACACTGAACTGATCTTTGTAAATCACTCATTACTGGCAGTTTTTAAGACTAATTTTCTAAGGTCCATGATCAGTTTTATTGAAGTATGAAGAGATGGTTACAGTACACATGATACCGCAGttacttttgaaataatttgTATCAGTGACCCAGTGCCAATACATGAACCCAGTTTGCAACAAAAATCGCATTTGTGAAGTTTGCTGCTGTTGGAGCCACTGACACATTTGCTTGGCGATTTGTTTCAAGATGTAACGTGTTTTTGTTTGATTGTGTTATGTAAGATCTTTAcgtcttttcttaattttatagtATCTGTTAATTTTCAGTAATGACAAGAGCTCTGTCATTGCTGGTTGAAAGGCGCATCCTGTGATGGTGTTGCCTTGCTCAGCCTGAGGCTGAACCTTTTGATGTACCTTACGTAGGCCTAGTATAAGACTTACAATAAGTTTGGTGGCTATACCATAATGTTACCATGGAAGGAAAGGATAACGTAGCTTATAATACTTACACCGCTTTCCACATATGACAAGGAACTACAGTAGAGCTATGGACGATTATGATTGACATCTTCATTCCGTATGCACTTACAATCTCAAGAGGTTGTTACAAAACATTCGTTGCTAAATATGTGCCAACTTCGTACTTGTAGCTGAGAATCCTGAGCTTTGTGTCACCTAGATTTTGAATCGTCCGAGGTAACTTAAACTTGAGGGTCGTCTACGCTACGGTAAGACATGTCAAAAGTGCACATCTTATCCCACactcatcacaaacaggttgaatacaagttaacgacttattggtagtcctaacaatgcttcatacaattatccaGTATTGACCAAAGATTCGTTCACCATTTAcggtcactgacttgttttcaacttgtttgttaCAAGTATGAGATAAGGTGCCAACAAGTGTTTACAACATTTattgtagtgtggacgcaccttaAGGTTTTGATCTCTTGCTATCAAATGGATCAGTTTTATTGAATTCAACCACTGACGGAAAACTCATCCAGAGAAAAGACTTTTAGCAGGCGATGCTAAACCTTGATGACcaaactgcagtaaaacatgaCGGTATCGAAGAAATCTCGCAATCAGATCGTTTCAAGAACCATAACCATTTTTGAAGAAATATCAAAGACactgccatttttatatatatttttaattttcgaaaGTAAAATTCTTGGCATCATTAGACTGTACACTTGTCTGTGAAATAGCTCTGCAGGAACGAAGTAGCTTCCAAAAGATAGTTCCTCTAATTATGCGATTTCTAGTGCTAAAGGTAGCTTGAACTTTATTTCCGTTGTTTGTACGAAATATGGTATTTTTCGAATGGCTTCATGGGTGGCGATCTCAGCAAGGTTGTAGAGTGTACCATTTTCTCTGCCAATTACGTGAAGAATTTTCACAGAAGATTTAGACAATAGTAAATTAGTTCTTCAAGGGAGCAGATAGAGCTGTAGTGTCTTACACTGCAATGCAACTTGCACAGGTGTTTCTGAAGATAGTTGAATGAAATTCTTCTCGATGAAACAAACATGAATGTCTCTTTCAGAGAGTTCAGAAAAAACCGAAATATAAGTTCTCAGATAGTCTGTTTTGGTTGTAAATGTCGTACTCAAggtgccaactctctctctctctctttgtgcgcaAGAGTCCTTGCTCCCAGCAGGAAATATAGCACTTACACAGCGCTATAAATACTAGAAAAGTTGCTGTCTACTTTTAAAACACTGTGTTTTCCAAGGCTTGGAAAATCCTGCAGTTCTTGGAAATTTGGCACAGCTGCTATCCTAAATTAGAGGATAAATTCGAGTCTTTGTTGTTGGTACATACTCGTAAATGGTTAGACGTACACTAACATTTCATGACATTTTAACTGGAAAGATATCATTAGCTTTCATCGACATTATTCAGAAGGATTCGTAACTAGAATGTACATCATTCAGGTTCTTAATTCGAGGATAATAACCTACACTGATGGAATCATTGTCTTTTATACAAACCATATATAACAGACAGATTTTAGGGATAAGCACTGATAGAATTACTGTAAACTATGGTTTCTTTAAACACGTATTTCTATGGTCTTGCTTGTTTTCCAAGTTTCCTGTACCAATAGCAAGAATATATTTCGCGCTAAATAGACTTACTTTCGTGATTTTGCTCAAGGTTGTACTAAATTTCtattctgatataaaaaaaattcatgggagTTACTGTTATCAAAGTAACcagttttgtatataaatataaaagacgagtttaattaattttatcttattttatctctCGTATAATTATAGAGTTTATTAACAAACAAGGAGAGAATTTATCCCTCTAAGCTCCAGAACTAAAACCCAACTTCTTTCTACAATATATCCTACGATTCAGGATCTGCGTATCTCAGAACAAATCCTTAAGCCTTATGaaggtaaacaaacaacaaagaaagtTTAAGTGTTGATAAATGAGCGAGGAATAACacaaataacatttttgtataaTTCACCCTGTTGTATGAGGAAGTCAATAAATACAGGAAGCTTTAGAGGGTTCCGCTGCGGATCTGCACGAAAATACAATAGCTACTGTTGCCCCAATAGATTTTCATGATCTATACATTTGTTGTGTTCTCTGTAGAATGTTGCTTAGGTTAGGTTtgaccctttttatttttagatatgtaGAGTTTGCATTTGTTACCACATAGGCATTCAAAGATTGACTTTACTGTTAAGTGTTAAAAGAGTTGTCTGATAACTTGCTGTTGTAGTTAGAACAACTTATGTACCGtacttcatcttatttatttttattattttttacctaaGAAGTATAGTTTATATCCGTCTCATTTTAGGGTAGTGAATGTAAGTTAAAGTATCTTGTTTTGTGATGACATATTCATTGGCATTTTAAGTTCTTTTAATATTAGTgtcttcacatacatacacagttacGAATGTTATCCTACATAAGCAATTTAATCTTCAAACACTAAGCTGATAACAACATGGAAAACTGCATTCCATCATCACcgccaataaaaatataattaatttttggtgGCCTTTAACAAAGTGATCTTCTATAGTAAAGGAAATCATATTGTTTTGCATTTGCTCCAACCTTCAAAAATTGAAACTCTACAACCCCACCATAGATTCAGTAACCAaattaaataatcatattaataatacCTCAACATGTAAGATATCTTCAGGATCCCAACAGCTGTCTGATTCTGGTGGCTAAAAATGTGCTCGTAGTATTGGTGGAGATAGGCTCTCTACTGAGTACTGTTGTACAATATTAAAAACAGTTCCGAATATAATAatacttagatatatattttcatacatatcttgTCTTGTTCAGGTGAGCAAACAGTGTTTTGAGAGGAATTGGTT comes from the Macrobrachium rosenbergii isolate ZJJX-2024 chromosome 3, ASM4041242v1, whole genome shotgun sequence genome and includes:
- the LOC136856695 gene encoding uncharacterized protein, with the translated sequence MSNSLRTVANCGLFLAILDLIHAVATAGFYSYELIIHYRCHWNHGIRWCQYYLNDTNHSLRVNIGIGEGVVCLLFASLLIVAFCKYKPWLAWLWLVKALAVIGVNVYFIIGWMIERSRYYHSLWNQSNYDQDKIFLMAGIGLTLIELIIMFIFCCVSGAFTYKVKRQQVPTMESDI